The following are encoded in a window of Cupriavidus oxalaticus genomic DNA:
- a CDS encoding anhydro-N-acetylmuramic acid kinase has translation MSGTSMDGADAVLVDFSGARPEVLAAASEPFPEALRAAYGALQQPGEDEIHREALAANALAEVYAACVATLLREAGVPAASVAAIGAHGQTIRHRPGLYDGIGYTRQSQHPARLAELAGIDVVADFRSRDVAAGGQGAPLVPALHHALFGTNTETRVAGNIGGISNISILPASGAVSGFDCGPGNALLDYWIHRHRGLPFDSNGDWAASGRVDDALLARCLADPYFSAPPPKSTGRDLFHPGWLDSQLQAFGHLAPEDVQATLAALTAEAIARDVRTHAHDARRLVVCGGGARNAFVMARLAQALPGVAIETSEHYGVPVSQVEAIAFAWLARQCALRLPGNVPAVTGAAGPRVLGAIYPR, from the coding sequence ATGTCCGGCACCAGCATGGATGGTGCCGATGCGGTGCTGGTCGATTTCAGCGGCGCGCGGCCGGAGGTACTGGCCGCCGCCAGCGAACCCTTCCCCGAGGCGCTGCGCGCCGCATACGGCGCCCTGCAGCAGCCGGGCGAGGACGAGATCCACCGCGAGGCCCTGGCGGCCAATGCACTGGCCGAGGTCTACGCCGCCTGCGTGGCCACGCTGCTGCGCGAGGCGGGCGTGCCAGCCGCCTCGGTCGCCGCCATCGGCGCGCATGGCCAGACCATCCGCCACCGGCCCGGCCTGTACGACGGCATCGGCTATACCCGTCAAAGCCAGCATCCGGCCCGGCTGGCCGAACTCGCCGGCATCGATGTGGTGGCGGATTTCCGCAGCCGCGACGTCGCCGCCGGCGGCCAGGGCGCGCCGCTGGTGCCGGCCCTGCATCATGCGCTGTTCGGCACCAACACCGAGACCCGCGTCGCTGGCAATATCGGCGGCATTTCCAATATCAGCATCCTGCCTGCCTCCGGCGCCGTCAGCGGTTTCGACTGCGGCCCGGGCAATGCGCTGCTCGACTACTGGATCCACCGCCACCGCGGGCTGCCGTTCGACAGCAATGGCGACTGGGCGGCCAGCGGGCGCGTCGACGATGCGCTGCTGGCGCGGTGCCTGGCGGATCCCTACTTCAGCGCGCCGCCGCCCAAGAGCACCGGGCGCGACCTGTTCCATCCCGGCTGGCTGGATAGCCAACTGCAGGCTTTCGGGCACCTCGCGCCCGAGGACGTGCAGGCGACGCTGGCGGCGCTGACCGCCGAAGCCATCGCGCGCGACGTCCGCACCCATGCGCACGACGCAAGGCGCCTCGTGGTCTGCGGTGGCGGCGCCCGTAACGCCTTCGTGATGGCACGGCTGGCGCAGGCGCTGCCCGGCGTGGCCATCGAAACCTCGGAACACTACGGCGTGCCGGTCTCGCAGGTGGAAGCCATCGCCTTCGCCTGGCTGGCGCGCCAGTGCGCGCTGCGCCTGCCCGGCAACGTGCCTGCCGTGACCGGCGCCGCCGGGCCGCGCGTGCTGGGCGCGATCTATCCGCGCTGA
- a CDS encoding M23 family metallopeptidase — translation MWSRLREVFARELVVLVDPTNPQHARRRKQLTASVGAIFTLGMAAAMGVAPRSAFDDPLAPRTEQPLRMPDVREQLDLLTDSQAVYVREERMQRGDTIGSLLRRLGVDDPDAQAFIVKNPTARGLFGLNPGQAVQAEIDESNMLVSLQANLGGDAAASRELVIERVRAAAGNGTAAYKAKVQRVDNDVHYEMASGAISGAGFFKAMDAANVPDEVVQQMLSIFSGVIDFHHDITSGDRFRIIYEAGFRDGTFVRNGRVIAIELINRNQLHQALWFSPEDSKNGAGAYYTFDGRSMKRPFLRSPVEFSRVSSGFGGRAHPLHHDWAQHKGVDFAAPTGTKVLATGDGVVEFVGQQNGYGNIVILSHANGYSTYYAHLSGFAGMRQGQPVRQGQLIGYVGSTGWATGPHLHYEFRFNDVPQNPLTITLMESPPLSGKSRQEFQTYTSGLLSRINALRAYNVLTASN, via the coding sequence ATGTGGTCAAGACTCCGCGAAGTTTTCGCGCGCGAGCTGGTGGTTCTCGTTGACCCAACCAACCCCCAGCATGCGCGCCGGCGCAAGCAGCTCACTGCCTCGGTGGGTGCAATCTTCACGCTCGGCATGGCCGCGGCGATGGGCGTTGCACCGCGCAGCGCCTTCGACGATCCGCTCGCCCCGCGCACCGAGCAGCCCCTGCGCATGCCCGACGTGCGCGAGCAGCTCGACCTGCTGACCGACAGCCAGGCCGTGTACGTGCGCGAAGAGCGCATGCAGCGCGGCGACACCATCGGCAGCCTGCTGCGCCGTCTCGGCGTGGACGATCCCGATGCGCAGGCCTTTATCGTCAAGAACCCCACCGCGCGCGGCCTGTTCGGCCTGAACCCCGGCCAGGCGGTGCAGGCGGAGATCGACGAAAGCAACATGCTGGTGTCGCTGCAGGCCAACCTCGGCGGCGACGCCGCGGCCTCGCGCGAGCTGGTGATCGAGCGCGTGCGCGCGGCCGCCGGCAACGGCACCGCCGCCTACAAGGCCAAGGTCCAGCGCGTCGACAATGACGTGCACTACGAGATGGCGTCGGGCGCGATTTCCGGCGCCGGCTTCTTCAAGGCCATGGACGCGGCCAACGTGCCCGACGAGGTCGTGCAGCAGATGCTGTCGATCTTCTCCGGCGTGATCGACTTCCACCACGACATCACCAGCGGCGACCGCTTCCGCATCATCTATGAAGCGGGCTTCCGCGACGGCACCTTCGTGCGCAACGGCCGCGTGATTGCGATCGAGCTGATCAACCGCAACCAGCTGCACCAGGCGCTCTGGTTCTCGCCGGAAGACAGCAAGAATGGCGCCGGCGCCTATTACACGTTCGACGGGCGCAGCATGAAGCGGCCGTTCCTGCGTTCGCCGGTGGAGTTCTCGCGCGTGTCGTCGGGCTTCGGCGGCCGCGCGCATCCGCTGCACCACGACTGGGCCCAGCACAAGGGCGTGGACTTCGCCGCCCCGACCGGCACCAAGGTGCTGGCCACCGGCGACGGCGTGGTCGAATTCGTCGGCCAGCAGAACGGCTACGGCAACATCGTCATCCTGAGCCATGCCAACGGCTACTCGACCTACTACGCGCACCTGTCCGGCTTTGCCGGCATGCGCCAGGGCCAGCCGGTGCGGCAAGGCCAGCTGATCGGCTATGTCGGCTCGACCGGCTGGGCTACCGGCCCGCACCTGCACTATGAGTTCCGCTTCAACGACGTGCCGCAGAACCCGCTGACCATCACGCTGATGGAATCGCCGCCGCTGAGCGGCAAGTCGCGCCAGGAATTCCAGACGTACACCAGCGGGCTGCTCAGCCGCATCAATGCGCTGCGCGCCTACAACGTACTGACCGCTTCCAACTGA
- the tyrS gene encoding tyrosine--tRNA ligase: MTEVSTGPAAKFPLTPSVMHALEVSKRGCDELLIESEWAQKLARSEATGVPLRIKLGLDPTAPDIHIGHTVVLNKLRQLQDLGHQVIFLIGDFTSTIGDPSGRNSTRPPLTREQIEANAQTYYRQASLVLDPARTEIRYNSEWCDPLGARGMIQLAAKYTVARMMERDDFTKRFRSGIPISVHEFLYPLMQGYDSVALKSDLELGGTDQKFNLLVGRELQKEYGQEPQCILTMPLLVGLDGVEKMSKSKGNYVGVTEAPNDMFGKLMSISDDLMWQYFTLLSFRPMAEIDLMKQEIAAGRNPRDCKVLLAQEIVARFHSQADAEKALEDFNHRARGGVPDDIPAVSLEGAPLGIAQLLKQASLVPSTSEANRNIEQGGVKIDGATVSDKATRVAAGTYVVQVGKRRFARVTLS; encoded by the coding sequence ATGACTGAAGTTTCCACGGGCCCCGCGGCCAAATTCCCCCTGACGCCGTCGGTGATGCACGCCCTGGAGGTCTCCAAGCGCGGCTGCGACGAACTTCTGATTGAATCCGAATGGGCGCAGAAGCTGGCGCGCAGCGAGGCCACCGGCGTGCCGCTGCGCATCAAGCTGGGCCTGGATCCGACCGCGCCCGACATCCATATCGGCCACACCGTGGTGCTGAACAAGCTGCGCCAGCTGCAGGACCTCGGCCACCAGGTGATCTTCCTGATCGGCGATTTCACCTCGACCATCGGCGATCCGTCGGGCCGCAACAGCACGCGCCCGCCGCTGACGCGCGAGCAGATCGAGGCCAACGCGCAGACCTACTACCGCCAGGCCAGCCTGGTGCTCGACCCGGCCCGCACCGAGATCCGCTACAACAGCGAGTGGTGCGACCCGCTGGGCGCGCGCGGCATGATCCAGCTGGCCGCCAAGTACACCGTGGCGCGGATGATGGAGCGCGACGACTTCACCAAGCGGTTCCGCTCCGGGATTCCGATCTCGGTGCATGAGTTCCTCTACCCGCTGATGCAGGGCTACGACTCGGTGGCGCTCAAGTCCGACCTGGAACTCGGCGGCACCGACCAGAAGTTCAACCTGCTGGTCGGCCGCGAACTGCAGAAGGAGTACGGCCAGGAGCCGCAGTGCATCCTGACCATGCCGCTGCTGGTGGGCCTGGACGGCGTCGAGAAGATGTCCAAGTCCAAGGGCAACTACGTCGGCGTGACCGAGGCGCCCAACGACATGTTCGGCAAGCTGATGAGCATCTCGGACGACCTGATGTGGCAGTACTTCACGCTGCTGTCGTTCCGCCCGATGGCCGAGATCGACCTGATGAAGCAGGAAATCGCCGCGGGCCGCAACCCGCGCGACTGCAAGGTGCTGCTGGCGCAGGAGATCGTGGCGCGCTTCCACAGCCAGGCCGATGCCGAGAAGGCGCTGGAAGACTTCAACCACCGCGCCCGCGGCGGCGTGCCGGACGATATCCCCGCGGTCAGCCTGGAAGGCGCGCCGCTGGGCATCGCGCAGCTGCTCAAGCAGGCCAGCCTGGTGCCGTCCACGTCCGAAGCCAACCGCAATATCGAGCAGGGCGGCGTCAAGATCGACGGCGCCACGGTCAGCGACAAGGCCACCAGGGTCGCCGCCGGCACCTACGTGGTGCAGGTCGGCAAGCGCCGCTTCGCACGCGTGACGCTGTCCTGA
- the dtd gene encoding D-aminoacyl-tRNA deacylase, whose amino-acid sequence MIALIQRVAQARVSVEGRTTGEIGAGLLALVCAERGDTEAQAERLLAKMLSYRVFSDAAGKMNLPVQNMDGNGNAGGLLVVSQFTLAADTNSGTRPSFTPAASPEDGKRLYEHFVAKARAAHPQVQTGEFGAMMQVSLVNDGPVTFWLRVPPA is encoded by the coding sequence ATGATCGCACTGATCCAGCGGGTCGCGCAGGCTCGCGTGAGCGTCGAGGGCCGCACCACCGGCGAGATCGGCGCCGGCCTGCTGGCCCTGGTCTGCGCCGAGCGCGGCGACACCGAGGCGCAGGCCGAGCGGCTGCTGGCCAAGATGCTGTCGTACCGGGTGTTTTCGGATGCCGCCGGCAAGATGAACCTGCCGGTGCAGAACATGGACGGCAACGGCAATGCCGGCGGCCTGCTGGTGGTGTCGCAGTTCACGCTGGCGGCCGACACCAACAGCGGCACGCGGCCCAGCTTCACGCCGGCGGCGTCGCCGGAGGACGGCAAGCGGTTGTACGAACATTTCGTGGCAAAGGCGCGCGCGGCGCATCCGCAGGTGCAGACCGGCGAGTTCGGCGCGATGATGCAGGTCAGCCTGGTCAACGACGGGCCGGTCACGTTCTGGCTGCGGGTGCCGCCGGCCTGA
- a CDS encoding YbhB/YbcL family Raf kinase inhibitor-like protein codes for MKLWSKSFNDNAPIPGEFAFCVPDAASHVALSANRNPDLHWEDAPAETRSFVLICHDRDVPSKGDDVNQEGREVPASLPRVDFFHWVLVDIPPGLSSIAAASHSDGVIARGKPGPEAAGGTATAGGLRHGINDYTGWFASDADMNGDYYGYDGPCPPWNDTLLHHYVFTLYALDIDRVPLDGTFTGVQVRDAIQGHVLAQASLTGTYTLNPKLAQ; via the coding sequence ATGAAACTCTGGAGCAAGTCCTTCAACGACAACGCGCCGATCCCTGGCGAGTTTGCTTTCTGCGTGCCCGACGCCGCCAGCCACGTGGCCTTGTCGGCCAACCGCAATCCCGACCTGCACTGGGAAGACGCGCCGGCCGAGACGCGCTCGTTCGTGCTGATCTGCCACGACCGCGACGTGCCCAGCAAGGGCGACGACGTCAACCAGGAAGGCCGCGAAGTGCCGGCTTCGCTGCCGCGCGTGGACTTCTTCCACTGGGTGCTGGTCGACATTCCGCCGGGCCTGAGCTCGATTGCCGCCGCCTCGCACAGCGACGGCGTGATCGCGCGCGGCAAGCCGGGTCCCGAGGCCGCCGGCGGCACCGCCACCGCGGGCGGCCTGCGCCACGGCATCAACGACTACACCGGCTGGTTCGCCAGCGATGCCGACATGAACGGCGACTACTACGGCTATGACGGCCCGTGCCCGCCGTGGAACGACACGCTGCTGCACCACTACGTGTTCACGCTGTATGCGCTGGACATCGACCGCGTGCCGCTGGATGGCACCTTCACCGGCGTGCAGGTGCGCGACGCAATCCAGGGCCACGTGCTGGCGCAGGCCAGCCTGACCGGCACCTACACGCTCAATCCCAAGCTGGCGCAGTAA
- a CDS encoding histidine phosphatase family protein, whose product MSLSSGLQSLAFTHLIVIRHGETAWNRERRLQGQLDIPLNETGRAQARALAAALAGEPIDAVYSSDLSRAMETAAPLAEALGLQIRPDARLRERSYGTLQGKTYAEVAEDLPEDFARWQARVPDYAPPEGESLLGFHERTVDAVLALSRRHPGERIALVAHGGVLDCLYREATGMTLEAPRQHELLNASVNRLRSDSSHLTLAAWGDVSHLENLALDEVDRRVP is encoded by the coding sequence ATGTCGCTAAGCTCCGGGCTGCAATCGCTGGCCTTTACCCACCTGATCGTAATCCGTCATGGCGAAACGGCCTGGAACCGGGAGCGCCGGCTGCAAGGCCAGCTCGATATTCCGCTGAACGAGACCGGCCGCGCCCAGGCGCGCGCGCTGGCCGCCGCGCTGGCCGGCGAGCCGATCGACGCGGTGTATTCCAGCGACCTGTCGCGGGCCATGGAAACCGCGGCGCCGCTGGCCGAGGCGCTGGGGCTGCAGATACGTCCCGACGCGCGCCTGCGCGAACGCAGCTACGGCACGCTGCAGGGCAAGACCTACGCCGAAGTGGCCGAGGACCTGCCCGAAGACTTCGCCCGCTGGCAGGCGCGCGTTCCGGACTACGCACCGCCCGAGGGCGAATCGCTGCTCGGTTTCCATGAGCGCACCGTCGACGCCGTGCTGGCGCTGTCGCGCCGCCATCCCGGCGAGCGTATCGCGCTGGTCGCGCACGGCGGCGTGCTCGACTGCCTGTACCGCGAGGCGACCGGCATGACGCTGGAAGCCCCGCGCCAGCATGAGCTGCTCAATGCCAGTGTCAACCGGCTGCGCAGCGACAGCTCGCACCTGACGCTGGCGGCGTGGGGCGATGTGAGCCACCTGGAAAACCTGGCACTGGACGAGGTGGACCGGCGGGTGCCTTGA
- a CDS encoding BPSL1445 family SYLF domain-containing lipoprotein, with protein sequence MNRRHFVTRVAGSGLLVATAMAAGCTTTGSSASKDPVAKKQEIDAGVDGALNRLFAANAGARDLAQRAQGVLVFPRVISAGLVVGGEYGEGALRSKGATVGYYSTTQASVGLTAGGQSKAVIIMFMTPEAYSKFVSSKGWTAGADANVAVAKVGADGRLDTLTSQQPVIAFVQTNAGLMFDVSVNGSKITKLDI encoded by the coding sequence ATGAATCGTCGCCACTTTGTTACCCGGGTTGCCGGCTCGGGCCTGCTCGTTGCCACCGCAATGGCGGCAGGCTGCACCACCACCGGCAGCAGCGCCTCGAAGGATCCGGTCGCCAAGAAGCAGGAAATCGATGCCGGGGTGGACGGAGCGCTGAACCGGCTGTTCGCCGCCAACGCCGGTGCACGCGACCTGGCGCAGCGTGCGCAGGGGGTCCTGGTGTTCCCGCGTGTCATCTCGGCCGGCCTGGTGGTAGGCGGCGAATACGGCGAGGGCGCGCTGCGGTCCAAGGGCGCGACGGTCGGCTACTACAGCACGACCCAGGCCTCGGTCGGGCTGACCGCCGGCGGGCAGTCCAAGGCCGTCATCATCATGTTCATGACCCCGGAGGCCTACAGCAAATTTGTTTCCAGCAAGGGCTGGACCGCCGGCGCCGATGCGAACGTGGCGGTGGCCAAGGTCGGCGCGGACGGCAGGCTCGACACCCTGACCAGCCAGCAGCCGGTGATTGCCTTCGTGCAGACCAATGCCGGCCTGATGTTCGACGTCTCGGTGAACGGCTCCAAGATCACCAAGCTGGATATCTGA
- the ruvB gene encoding Holliday junction branch migration DNA helicase RuvB, whose product MIETDKLSAPARVISAAPASSQEEAFERALRPKLLDEYVGQEKVRGQLDIFMQAARKRREALDHVLLFGPPGLGKTTLAHIIAREMGVGLRQTSGPVLERPGDLAALLTNLEANDVLFIDEIHRLSPVVEEILYPALEDYQIDIMIGEGPAARSVKLDLQPFTLVGATTRAGMLTNPLRDRFGIVARLEFYNAEELARIVTRSAQLLHASIDPQGALEIARRARGTPRIANRLLRRVRDYAEVKGDGTITREMADAALAMLDVDRVGFDLMDRKLLEAVLHKFGGGPVGVDNLAAAIGEERDTIEDVLEPYLIQQGYLQRTPRGRVATAAAYRHFGLASPQAGGGGELLDGQ is encoded by the coding sequence ATGATCGAGACCGACAAGCTTTCCGCCCCCGCCCGCGTGATTTCCGCCGCCCCCGCCTCGTCGCAGGAGGAGGCGTTCGAGCGGGCATTGCGGCCCAAGCTGCTCGACGAGTACGTCGGCCAGGAAAAGGTGCGCGGGCAGCTCGATATCTTCATGCAAGCCGCGCGCAAGCGGCGCGAGGCGCTCGACCACGTGCTGCTGTTCGGCCCGCCGGGCCTGGGCAAGACCACGCTGGCCCATATCATCGCGCGCGAGATGGGCGTGGGCCTGCGCCAGACCTCCGGCCCGGTGCTGGAGCGCCCGGGCGACCTGGCGGCGCTGCTGACCAACCTGGAAGCCAACGACGTGCTCTTCATCGACGAGATCCACCGGCTGTCGCCGGTCGTCGAGGAGATCCTGTACCCGGCGCTGGAGGATTACCAGATCGACATCATGATCGGCGAAGGCCCGGCGGCCCGCTCGGTCAAGCTCGACCTGCAGCCGTTCACGCTGGTGGGCGCCACCACGCGCGCCGGCATGCTGACCAATCCGCTGCGCGACCGCTTCGGCATCGTGGCGCGGCTGGAGTTCTACAACGCCGAGGAACTGGCGCGGATTGTCACGCGCTCGGCCCAGTTGCTGCACGCCAGCATCGATCCGCAGGGCGCGCTGGAGATCGCGCGGCGCGCGCGCGGCACCCCGCGTATCGCCAACCGGCTGCTGCGCCGTGTGCGCGACTATGCCGAGGTCAAGGGCGACGGCACCATCACGCGCGAGATGGCCGATGCCGCGCTGGCCATGCTCGACGTCGACCGCGTCGGCTTCGACCTGATGGACCGCAAGCTGCTGGAAGCGGTGCTGCACAAGTTCGGCGGCGGCCCGGTGGGCGTGGACAACCTGGCCGCGGCCATCGGCGAGGAGCGCGACACCATCGAGGACGTGCTCGAACCCTACCTGATCCAGCAGGGCTACCTGCAGCGCACGCCGCGCGGGCGCGTGGCCACGGCGGCGGCCTACCGGCATTTCGGGCTGGCGTCGCCGCAGGCTGGCGGCGGCGGCGAGTTGCTCGACGGGCAATAA
- the ruvA gene encoding Holliday junction branch migration protein RuvA: MIGRIAGTLIEKNPPHLLVDCHGVGYEVDVPMSTFYNLPAAGQPVTLLTQLIVREDAHLLYGFGTTAERNTFRELIKISGIGARMALAVLSGMSVSELAQAITLQEAGRLTRVPGIGKKTAERLLLELKGKLGAELGHVPGAAAVPDSAVDVLNALLALGYSEKEAGAAIKQVPAGTGVSEGIKLALKALSKG, from the coding sequence ATGATCGGACGCATCGCCGGCACCCTCATCGAGAAGAATCCCCCGCACCTGCTGGTCGACTGCCATGGCGTCGGCTATGAGGTCGACGTACCGATGAGCACCTTCTATAACCTGCCTGCAGCGGGCCAGCCGGTCACGCTGCTGACCCAGCTGATCGTGCGCGAGGACGCGCACCTGCTGTACGGCTTCGGCACGACGGCCGAGCGCAATACCTTCCGCGAGCTGATCAAGATCAGCGGCATCGGCGCGCGCATGGCGCTGGCGGTGCTGTCAGGCATGTCGGTGTCCGAGCTGGCGCAGGCGATCACGCTGCAGGAAGCGGGCCGGCTGACGCGCGTGCCGGGCATCGGCAAGAAGACCGCCGAGCGGCTGCTGCTCGAGCTCAAGGGCAAGCTGGGCGCGGAACTGGGGCATGTACCCGGCGCCGCGGCGGTGCCCGACAGCGCCGTCGATGTGCTCAACGCGCTGCTCGCGCTGGGCTACTCGGAGAAGGAGGCCGGCGCGGCGATCAAGCAGGTGCCGGCCGGCACCGGCGTGTCCGAGGGCATCAAGCTGGCGCTCAAGGCCTTGTCCAAGGGCTGA
- a CDS encoding glycerophosphodiester phosphodiesterase yields the protein MLALRRWRFPVTTVAACAVLVAGCATAPRPKPHAPPAPAPAPGTPQQPPAAEKPKALVIAHRGASALRPEHTLAAYTKAIEDGADAIEPDLVMTRDGVLVARHENDITGTTNVADVAQFADRKRTKVIDGERLTGWFTEDFTLAELKTLRARERIPRLRPANARLNDQFEIPTFEEIVRLAEQASLRTGKPIGIYAELKHPSYFRGIGLPMEDKLAAAVRAQPYLGQAPLFIQCFEGGSLRALRRTLGHAQSNVKLVQLVGNPRKSPADWKLAGDNRTFGDMLNTTGLREVATYADGIGPEKSSVVPRDAEGALAAPTALVRQAHAAGLFVHPYTFRPENRFLPKALQTGGDEATRSPSGMVRELEAFIAAGVDGFFTDDPALGRRAVDTNR from the coding sequence ATGCTTGCCTTGCGGCGCTGGCGGTTTCCCGTCACCACGGTCGCGGCCTGCGCCGTGCTGGTCGCCGGCTGTGCCACCGCGCCCCGGCCGAAACCCCATGCGCCGCCGGCGCCGGCCCCGGCACCAGGCACGCCGCAGCAGCCCCCCGCCGCGGAGAAACCGAAGGCGCTGGTCATCGCCCATCGCGGCGCCAGCGCGCTGCGCCCCGAACACACGCTGGCCGCCTACACCAAGGCGATCGAGGACGGCGCCGATGCGATCGAGCCCGACCTCGTCATGACCCGCGACGGCGTACTGGTGGCCCGCCACGAGAACGACATCACCGGCACCACCAATGTCGCCGACGTGGCGCAGTTTGCCGACCGCAAGCGCACCAAGGTCATCGACGGCGAGCGCCTGACCGGCTGGTTCACCGAAGACTTCACGCTGGCCGAGCTCAAGACGTTGCGCGCGCGCGAGCGCATCCCGCGCCTGCGCCCGGCCAATGCGCGGCTGAACGACCAGTTCGAGATCCCCACCTTCGAAGAGATCGTTCGCCTTGCCGAGCAGGCGTCGCTGCGCACCGGCAAGCCCATCGGCATCTACGCCGAGCTGAAGCATCCGAGCTATTTCCGCGGCATCGGCCTGCCCATGGAAGACAAGCTCGCCGCCGCGGTGCGCGCCCAGCCTTACCTCGGGCAAGCGCCGCTGTTCATCCAGTGCTTTGAAGGCGGCAGCCTGCGCGCGCTGCGGCGCACGCTCGGCCACGCGCAGTCCAACGTCAAACTGGTGCAGCTGGTCGGCAACCCGCGCAAGAGCCCCGCCGACTGGAAGCTTGCCGGCGACAACCGCACCTTCGGCGACATGCTGAATACGACCGGCCTGCGCGAAGTGGCGACCTACGCCGACGGCATCGGCCCGGAGAAAAGCAGCGTCGTGCCGCGCGACGCCGAGGGCGCGCTCGCCGCGCCGACCGCGTTGGTCCGCCAGGCCCATGCCGCCGGCCTGTTCGTCCATCCCTACACCTTCCGCCCGGAAAACAGGTTCCTGCCCAAGGCGCTGCAGACCGGCGGCGACGAGGCCACGCGCAGCCCGTCGGGCATGGTGCGCGAGCTGGAAGCGTTCATCGCGGCCGGCGTCGATGGCTTCTTCACCGACGACCCGGCGCTGGGGCGCCGCGCGGTCGATACAAATCGCTGA
- the ruvC gene encoding crossover junction endodeoxyribonuclease RuvC has translation MRILGIDPGLRTTGFGVIEKQGNKLAYIASGTIKSNGNESLPERLKTLYDGISEISRTYAPDCAAIEKVFVNVNPQSTLLLGQARGAAICGLVGYGLPVFEYTALQLKVAVVGYGRANKAQVQEMVTRLLMLPGQPGSDAADALGVAICHANGGDTLGTLAGMAPELARKGMRVRRGRLVG, from the coding sequence ATGCGAATCCTAGGCATCGACCCCGGCCTCCGCACCACCGGCTTTGGCGTGATCGAGAAGCAAGGCAACAAGCTTGCCTACATCGCCTCGGGCACGATCAAGAGCAACGGCAACGAGAGCCTGCCGGAACGGCTGAAGACGCTCTACGACGGCATCAGCGAGATCTCCCGCACCTATGCCCCCGACTGCGCCGCGATCGAAAAGGTCTTCGTCAACGTCAACCCGCAATCGACGCTGCTGCTCGGCCAGGCCCGCGGCGCGGCGATCTGCGGGCTGGTCGGCTACGGCCTGCCGGTATTCGAATACACCGCGCTGCAGCTGAAGGTCGCAGTGGTCGGCTACGGCCGCGCCAACAAGGCGCAGGTCCAGGAGATGGTGACCCGCCTGCTGATGCTGCCAGGCCAGCCCGGCAGCGACGCCGCCGATGCGCTGGGCGTGGCCATTTGCCATGCCAATGGCGGCGATACGCTGGGCACGCTTGCAGGCATGGCCCCGGAACTGGCGCGCAAGGGCATGCGCGTGCGGCGCGGCCGGCTGGTCGGCTGA